From Ficedula albicollis isolate OC2 chromosome 5, FicAlb1.5, whole genome shotgun sequence, one genomic window encodes:
- the FIBIN gene encoding fin bud initiation factor homolog, with the protein MTPELAETTLNRFSVRPGAARRSPSVPSARAAVQTSVLAQPSFLTGEKSRAELALCCLCRAYFEGPLYPEMSNGSLHHYFVPDGDYEENDDPERCQLLFRVSERRRCGAAAGAGLSLREELTVLGRQVEDAGRVLEGIGRSISYDLDGEESYGAYLRRESAQISDAYSSSDRSLSELEGKFRQGQEQGGREESRLGDSFLGLLLHARALLRETRHVSSGLRDKYDLLALTVRSHGARLSRLKNDYLRG; encoded by the exons ATGACTCCAGAACTTGCAGAGACTACTCTAAATCGATTCT CTGTGCGCCCTGGAGCAGCTCGGAGAAGTCCCTCTGTCCCAAGCGCTCGAGCTGCGGTACAGACCAGCGTGTTAGCACAGCCGTCATTTCTAACGGgggagaagagcagagctga gctggcgctctgctgcctctgccgCGCCTACTTCGAGGGGCCGCTGTACCCCGAGATGTCCAACGGGAGCCTGCACCACTACTTCGTCCCCGACGGGGACTACGAGGAGAACGACGACCCCGAGCGGTGCCAGCTGCTGTTCCGGGTGAGCGAGCGGCGGCGGTGCGGCGCGGCGGCGGGCGCGGGGCTCAGCCTGCGGGAGGAGCTGACGGTGCTGGGCCGGCAG GTGGAGGACGCGGGCCGGGTTCTGGAGGGCATCGGCAGGAGCATCTCCTACGACCTGGACGGCGAGGAGAGCTACGGCGCCTACCTGCGCCGCGAGTCCGCCCAGATCAGCGACGCCTACTCCAGCTCGGACCGCTCGCTGAGCGAGCTGGAGGGCAAGTTCcgccaggggcaggagcagggcgGCCGGGAGGAGTCCCGCCTGGGCGACAgcttcctggggctgctgctgcacgcCCGCGCCCTGCTGCGGGAGACGCGCCACGTCTCCAGCGGGCTGCGCGACAAGTACGACCTGCTGGCGCTGACCGTGCGCAGCCACGGCGCCCGCCTCAGCCGCCTCAAGAACGACTATCTGCGGGGCtga